In Acidobacteriota bacterium, a single genomic region encodes these proteins:
- a CDS encoding Uma2 family endonuclease, with protein MSTPAKPLIQTEIYYPESDGQPMADNTLQFEWIVTIKEGLDVMLPDDFVGGNILWYPIEGSPFLKVAPDVLVALGRPKGDRSSYKQWEEGHIAPQVVFEVLSPGNTFEEMQDKQGFYEEHGVSEYYIYSPHRNTLWGWRRMENRLEPIAGMSGWVSPRLGIRFERTPETLHIFKPNGERFLTFAQLEAERQRERAEKEHERAEKEALQVKLAEQEQELERLKQKLKDHGLTVE; from the coding sequence ATGTCAACACCAGCCAAACCACTGATTCAAACTGAAATTTATTATCCGGAAAGCGATGGTCAACCAATGGCGGACAATACGCTCCAATTTGAATGGATTGTAACGATTAAAGAAGGACTCGACGTGATGCTTCCCGATGATTTTGTCGGCGGGAATATCTTGTGGTATCCGATAGAAGGCAGCCCGTTTCTGAAAGTTGCGCCGGATGTGCTCGTGGCGCTTGGCCGACCCAAAGGTGACCGAAGTTCCTACAAACAATGGGAAGAAGGTCATATTGCTCCGCAGGTCGTGTTTGAAGTTCTCTCGCCTGGCAATACGTTTGAAGAAATGCAGGACAAACAAGGATTTTATGAAGAGCACGGTGTGAGTGAATATTACATTTACTCTCCGCATCGAAACACGCTCTGGGGATGGCGGCGGATGGAAAACCGTCTGGAACCCATTGCCGGGATGAGCGGATGGGTCAGTCCACGATTGGGAATCCGGTTTGAACGGACACCGGAAACCCTGCATATTTTTAAACCCAACGGAGAGCGGTTTTTGACCTTTGCCCAACTCGAAGCCGAACGCCAACGCGAACGGGCTGAGAAAGAACACGAACGGGCTGAAAAGGAGGCGCTCCAGGTCAAGCTTGCCGAGCAGGAGCAGGAACTTGAACGCCTGAAGCAAAAGCTCAAAGACCATGGCCTGACGGTGGAATAG
- a CDS encoding cupin domain-containing protein has protein sequence MPVIQHSEIETFVLPGLQHQTLAGRPQGVTTMETWMQTIEPQAGTPVHRHDCEEVIVVLKGSGIVTIDGQTTDFGPNSTLIVPPNAVHQLINTGQEPMFLVATLGMSPVRVETETGEVIPLPWQA, from the coding sequence ATGCCGGTTATTCAACATTCTGAGATTGAAACATTTGTGTTGCCGGGACTCCAGCACCAGACGCTTGCCGGACGTCCCCAGGGCGTTACGACGATGGAAACCTGGATGCAAACGATTGAACCGCAGGCGGGAACCCCAGTTCATCGCCACGACTGTGAGGAAGTGATTGTGGTTTTAAAAGGTTCTGGGATCGTTACAATTGATGGTCAAACCACTGACTTTGGTCCAAATTCAACTCTGATTGTACCGCCGAACGCGGTTCACCAACTGATCAATACCGGTCAAGAACCGATGTTTCTGGTGGCGACGCTCGGAATGTCCCCAGTTCGGGTTGAGACAGAAACCGGAGAAGTCATTCCACTTCCCTGGCAAGCCTGA